AGTTAcgaaattattctattttaactttaaattatgtCAACAgatatttatcaaaaaaattctaatgttcaagtaaataatataatcaatttattattacaataaaaccttaaatttataataaatacaatttctTCATTATCACCTTATATTATAAGTTATGATTAGCCCAATCATaactcaataaataataataaatatgctttgtttataaatttgatgTATTTAAAACTCTTTAAAATGACCGCTCTCTGCGATCCCAAAAACATGACCGACCAACCAATTGTACATTAATCTTGGCACAGCCGTGTGGGCGTACAGTACTAtggttattttaaataaactaaattaaagttaaCGAATTACAAACGTAAAGAATAAAAACCagagtaaataattaaatacaagtattattgtttatttatggGGCGCATTCAAAAAAAGTAACCTTTAACGTCATCCTTTCAGTTTTGGTCAAAAATAATCTCAGACTTAACAGCAACATAAGCTCATAATCAAATGGCATTCGCTTTCAATGAAGAACCCAATAATTTAACCTCAAAACATAACCATTACTTACTTCCTATGTTCTTAGTTACACAATAAACAGACACAGTTGATTCACATATTCATTGCATATAAAGAACAACAAACGCTCAAACAAACACACTCACGCACGCACACCAACCACTTCCCAGATGGGTACACTCAAAACAAAACACCACATTCACACGCTCCTCTTTCTCACTGCACTCATCTTTTTCCTTTCCACACCCACATCCCTTGCAGACAACACAAACTTGATCTACAAGGGTTGCGCAGACCAGAAACTGCAACAACCCTACTCGCAGAATCTCAAACCCCTGTTATCTTCCTTGCTGGCAGAGTCTGCGCAAAAGGGTTTCGCCGCCACTACGCAGAACGGGCTCACCGGCGCCTACCAATGCCGAGGAGACCTCACCAGCTCCGACTGCCACAGCTGCGTCGCCAAGATTCTGGACATGCTGGGGCGCCTCTGCGGCGAGGCGGCTGCGGCCGCGCGAGTCCAGCTCAGCGGGTGCTACCTGCGGTACGAGGTGGTCGGGTTCAAGCAGGTTGCGGCGACTCAACTCCTGTACAAGGTTTGTGGGGCCCGCAGGGTTGTCGACGGCGGAGGGTTCGAGGCGAGGAGGGACGCGGCGTTTGGGATGGTGGAGAACGGCGTGCAGAGCAGTGGGAACTTGTTCTACACTGGGAGTTACCAGAGCCTCTATGTGTTGGGACAGTGCGAGGGTAATTTGGGAAATGCAGATTGCGGGGATTGTATCAGGAGTGCCGCGGAACAGGCTAAGGATCAGTGTGGCTACTCTATTTCCGCGCAGGTTTATCTTCAGAATTGTTACATCAGTTACAGCTTTTACCCCAACGGAGTTCccacctcttcttcttcctcaggTCAGTGCACCATTCttcaaaagtgaaaaaaaaaaaaaacactttttttgcTGTTGAAAATATCATGATGTGATGTGTGTTGGTTATTTTTTCGAttgatttgaattaattaaatactgGGAAATGAAATGAAGGGATTTAATTAGTGGGGTTATGAAAGGGATTTGCAGGATCTGGGTAGGTGGGTTTTGTGTGTTAGtgagaattgaaaaaaatactgattttttatgtgtttggtAGGATCAGAGGGAGGAGGGCATCCACACACGGAGAGGACGGTGGCGCTCGCGGTGGGTGGGGTGGCGGCTCTGGGATTCTTGATCGTTTGCATGCTATTTCTGAAGTCGGTGTTAAAGAGAAGAGGTGGGAAGCGTTAGAATCACAGTATCTTAGTTTTGTTTGCTCTGATACTTGTTCTCATTCTCACAATTTTGTTCTTCAAAGTTGTTTTGATTCTAACAAGTGTTTATAAATGTGATAAGACTGTTATTTTGATGAATTGGATCATGTGTATATACACATACCTTGGGATTCGTAGatcaaattttaacatatcttaggtgaatttgaattgaatataCTTTTGCCTCTGTATAGTTCTGATCCAAGGGATATTCTTGTGGTATGAACGGAAGAAAGTAGTGCAATAAATCTCTGTCCCCACTCTATATGACTTTATTATTAGCAAAGAGAtgagaaaacattatttttttctcaacacAAACTTCAGTTCTTGCTTGTTTCACTTCCCATGCATCTCATGGAAAGCCAGAGAAAAAGTTGAAGTTAAAAAGTTAAAACTCATAGTTAAACATAGATTGTATATAAAAAAGTTGACATCattattatatgttataaataatGTCGGTGCTTGAAATGCATATGCAGAAAATGTGAAGTTTCAAAGGAATGATTATGGTAATGTTGTTTTATAAAGCTTAGAGACAAAACCTTACAGACCATTAGTTTTATCTTGGTGTGATTCTGTAGATGACGTAGAATGTTACAGGAGCACATTTTTCTTAGTTATTAAGAAAATGAGAAGTGGTCTTAAAAGGTGTGATCAGACTCCATATTGGACCATTTTGCTTTCTTATGCActcaataataataagtaaaatgataagaaacattaggcacaaaagtGGGAAATAAAAGGTAGAAAGGTGAAACAGAAAATCCGAATCAGCATTATTAAAGAGTATATGTCCACTATAAATGAAAACGTCATTTTTTGTGggaaattttctaaaataaacaaGTAGAAGattgggttttaaaatatctacttATAAGGCaagagagattaaaaaaataaaaattagcaaTGGTTATGCAAAGTGGCTTATTATAGAAATTAGCGGTGAAGAATGACAAACCAAACCAACGCTAATCATTAAAGCAGAGGAAAgtctttaaacttaatttacttttcacactttaaataatattactaaccacaaattaataaattcctaatgtcttgttcacttgagtggatttgagggagagtaattgagtagATTttagaagatttgaagataattttttttgttgtttatttgagtgaatttggaagtaatcGAGAgtgaatttaaaagtaaatttttttaatctgtcacataaattaaatcctatactaattcttacaaattttacttccaaattcattctcGTTTACCTcgaaattcactcaaataaacaaaaaaaaaattatcttcaaatcctctcaaatccactcaattactcccctcaaatccactcaagtgaacaaacTATAAAAGTTGTGTgcacaaaatagaaaaaacataattaaaacacaTGATGTAAAAGTTCTTGTcgttttttattgatttaaaaaatggCTTCCTATCCCATCAGGATAAATACAAACATTTTCAGATTTGAATAGAAACTTCTACCTCTTCCTCCACTATTAATAATAGATTAATAAGTGAAAAGAAACAAGGtgcattctttctttttcattttcattaggAAATCGTCCAGTACATAGTCTAAAAAAACCTGTTCATCAATTTCAAACTTATAACCATTATTTAACTCTGTATATATGTTTTAtggtaattttaatattttgccatattttgtcattttttatataaacttttttatttatttgaaataatataatttttttatatataaaatcttcatCAAAGCATAACATTTCCACCAAgtggatttttaattttaaattacagaaTTATAAATATTGACTTGAAGAATTTAATTTAGCTGTAACACATCTATCTATTATTTCTAAAAGAGACAAATGGACAAAGAAAGGCGCACGacagagaaaacaaataaattaaatataatctcTAGAACGTAAAACATTCAGGTGAGACTGTGATTCATAAATTCATACAACTCAGTAAATATGTAAAACTAATAACGTGACAAAAGAgggaaaaacataaaaagaactCAAAAGACAATATAAGAACAAAAGTAAGAGAACAAATTGACTAAGTAAAGTAACTAatagaaatacaaaatatagAGAAATTTATAAGCAAAATATGTCTCACTTAAAGttcattttcaagaaaaatgtaAATGAGAATCAACACTTCAATCCCTAGATATTAagatattattcaaataataatcactCCTAAAAGAGAAAATGTTCTAAACATCTTTTTAAAACTTTCATATATCTACTAGTGTAAAACGtcttttttatattggtttaaaaattatttatatactaattatgAAATTGGTGTAGATACAAGTGGTTTATAAAGTTTTTgcttttctatatatatacaaaatgcTACTTTTTATATCGATTAAAGGAACAATTGGTATAAAAAGCGCAATGGTCGTCACTAGATTTGTGTAAGAGTTGATGACgaaaaattgtttcgaatttaGACTGCACTTTTTTGGCAACGTTGTGCTTATTAAAGTTTACACGACGGTCCAATTTGTTTGTACGATGGTTCGATCTGTTTGCACAATGGTAATCATTGGATGTTTCATGCTTCCCATCTCCTTGAAATATGGATTTATAGAACAAATTAcattatatgataaaattaaatcgaaaatgaataaagaaaaaagggaagagAGATTTGAATAATAGTGGTAGTTCTAGAGGGAATGATGGATGTTAGATCCTAGTTTGGGGTTTTCACATCTTGGAGTTTTGCGCTCTAAAGGGAGAACAAAGACAGAGGTGTTGTGTAATGTCAATGATGACTCTCATGGCAATCGACGTTGTAGGTGGCAGCCAAAGTTGGGTGGAGGAATGGCGCAGTGAAAGAAGATGACATTCAGGCGTAAAAGAGAGACGGGGAAGAAAAATCCTTTCATATAAAAGGAGTTCGGAGACAAGAAGAAGAACTTACATTAATGTCAGTATCACAGTTGAAGTGTGTGGGGTTTTACCACTAGGATTTCGAAAGTTTGAGGGTTTCAACgtatgttttgtttataaaaaaataaaataaactacttTCTATACTACATTGGTTATAACTAGATCtcatataaatttttcttatttattacaaaatgtCATCATGTCTATTTTCTATACCGATTATAACTATAATCggtatataaaattttcttatttattatgaaaaaagcATTGTGTCCACTTTCTATGTTGAATATAACTACAATTAGTAGAAAAAgtgttatcttttatatatgtcACCATGTCACTTTTTTATACTAGGTTAGTTAtaactaacataaaaaaatattataaaaagtgttttttgaCTAGTGATTCAAAATTGATTTACATAGTGACTTTgaacttttttcaaatattcaactttATCGATTCACTCACCAACTGGTTTCCCACCTTTGTATATGAAACATTTTAATCGTTTTCTAAATACACATCATTATTTGTTGAtgtgttgttttttattaatgtcACATTTATTTCAATCACTTCAATCACAAGTGCAATTAATTTGCCCTAACATTCTccatcaaaactttattttcaacAACTACTTCCTTAAGCTTAAATCCAATCTTTTCACAATTTTCAAATGTtctatttttgttgttattctTCATGAACTACATTTTGTGTCACCTTATAACTTGTGATATGCTACTCCATAACATGTCCACAATTAAATAGTATCACATTTAATATCACATAAAAAAACGTAAACTTCACCCCAATAGTAACAACTTATAAAGTCACCGACTTATTAAGTTAATCTTAAATAAGGTTGCAATTTTTTTCCCAATCACAACATCTTCCCACTTTAACACACATAAGGAACACACATGACATGGCAAGACATATTAGACATTTCAAACACCCACACTTGCATATTTAATAAGGACTAcatcttatttactttttacaatCATGCACTTAAATTTCATAACACCAATTAGCAAAATCACATACACATAACACTACACACAACCAATAAAATGCATTTTGGAACAAATTTTCTTcgtcaacaaataataaattgcTCAACATAACTATCAATAACAAATCATAAACACCATaacatcaattatatttatttccCAATGAATGTGAAGTGATATCAATATTTTCAAAGGTATGAAATAGAGTTCAAAGGAGGAACTTCTCAGTGGTTAATTCAACTGTATTAGTATGAATGCAGGAAGTTTAGTCTTAGGGGGTTATactaacactctaatggtcatgCATTCTTATACAGAGGTttgacgcatgtggtgagagtaggaTGAGGTCTTAGTCTAGGTGCTTATATTATGACTTATGACGCGATATAGACTAACCTTATGATGCGTGGTAGGGTGAAGCCCAATTGGCAAGGGTTTTGCAAAGCAGTAGtgaccaccacaagtgcataacttGTTGTAGCTCGACATTCATGCTAAGTCCGGACAGTCGAGTCAAAGTATCGTCATGCATAATTAGTTTGGTTAGTTGGTGTGATATGTGTATCATGTGTATAATGCTTACATATtccaatatattattaattttttgtattttagcTTGTCCTTACTTTTGTGTTGCTTGTCtttgtatatgttttttttttgcgaTGATAACTTCGATGATGTGAACTTAGGAAAACATTCTTTATGATTGCTCCAACAAGAGGTGAAACAGTTGGAAAGTCATATGATTCTACATGTGCAAATATTGTCTTTTGTAGATTTGTTTTCTTATAGTAGTTccattattatatatgtaatattcattttagtagtattttactattaaaaatagATGTGACAATTAtaactttcaaaattatataatttataagtaattttttaaagataaatggtaatttttatatttatttgttttggtgtggacacttttttcttttagggtgtgttcacttgggggtGATAGGAGGtaattgggggagagtgatttagtcgatttgaagataatattttttgttgtttatttgagtgaatttggaggtaaacgagaatgaattttgaagtaaatttttttaatttgtcataaaaactaaatcctacaccaattctcacaaactttatttcaaaattcactctcgtttaccttcaaattcactcaaataaacaaaaaaaaaattaccctcaaatccactcaatcactctcccccaatcacctccgttcaccctcaagtgaacacacccttaatttttatcatttaacatataaccgttttttaaaattataatagttaacttactaattttatcctttagttacttttttttttcgatttaataatttattttttaaatttaaccatcttttaaattaatttagttaattaaaatgaaaaattatctataaaataaataaaaactattctatctaattatattgtaattataattttatcattttatattattataaaagaatgaaCAGACATATATTCCTACTGTTATAGTTGTATTGAGTAAAATAGTAAATtagtaaaaaactaaaataaaggaAGGTTTTGTAGAGTTTGGGCTCACCAAAAAAGGGCTTCGGAGCCCAACAAATGCGAAGCACCCAGGTCATTCCTTTTGAGTAATGCATGTGTTGTTACTGAGCAATGACGCCACAACGTCAGTTTTAACAAAACTAGGCCCATTACATCATAGTATGTTAGCACGGACGGTTCAGATCGTAGCATTATCCATCACGTACGGCATCAGATCTAACAGAACCATCACGCGCCATGGAGCCGCCAACTCCCACTTCTCCGCTATATAACTGCAGCACCTCACGTTTTTATTGCCCTACTTCGCAATTTCATTTCGTGTTACTTGATTTACCACCAAAAACAGCCACCACAGATTTTAATTTCGTCTTCGAACAAGGAAAGACGTAATCTTTTCTCGGCAACGAAGTTGTTTCTCTTCTTTGAGGTACTTCGAGCATTCCCTTCACTATCGGTTAGGGTTTTGTGTTTGAAACCCTAGGAATTTTAGTTGATTGAAAATACTGTTGATATATTGTCTTGGTTATCTGTCTTTGAAACCAAATGTTGTGTTGTGCTGACGCCTGCGTTGGATTATCTGGTGTTGGTGATTTTACATTTCGAATTATTGTTACAATGATTTTGAATTATGAATTACGATTTTGCGTTCAACGCCCTCGCTAATTGTTTTTTTACGATTTTTGTTATAAAGGTAAAGACATTTTATTCAAGTATGGCTGATAGTGAATCCGTTGCTACCGAAGCATCCGCTCATTCCGCTGCTGATGCATATGCTTCGGCTGGTTATGCCGAGTCTGGTTCAAATCCTGCTATCGAGGCAGGTGCTACTACTGATCAACCGGCTGGAGAAGGAGGTCAGTCCACTTCAACGTATGGATTTGGTTATTCTAATACTGGTGATGTGAATGCGTATACTGGGGATCCGAATTCTGTTCTACAACAATCCCAATTCAATGCAACTGGTGATACCAAGCCAGCTGGTGGAGTGCCGGATGCGAACGAGGCCTCTGCTGGGGTTGGAAGCACTGCTGCTGAGCCTGCTCTGACTTCTAACTACAGTTCATCTGTCAATGGCTCAGTGACGAACGCTGCCGGACTTGAAAACGGAAATGCATTGGAAAACGTTGACGGGTCAGCTGATGAAAAACAACTCGCAGATGGCTACGGTGTGGatctttttttcatgttatgcatatattttatgaattttgttgttctgtttttacttttatttttgtacaaaAGGTTGAGTCGTAAATGTCAAGCTTAGGGGCAGAACTATTTGGTGTATAATAATGAGTAAGACATAAAAGGTCTTAATGGTTTAGTAACTGGCAAATATCTAATAGATCTTGCTGCAAGTTTTTGTTATGATTTCCCACGTGAATTAGCACATCCATGTTGATAGTCAGTAACTTTTCATAACAGtttttatatgaaaacaaaGGAGTTTTACTCATCACATGCACTGGAAGTGGAGTTGAAGCCTGTAAACAAGTGGTCTCTAATTTACCCGTTTCTATGAACATGATAGTTTGTACCTAGCATACAGGTTTAAGAAAGTAGATATAGAGTATTTTTTGACGGAAGTCTAACTTTCTTGTATAGTCAGATAACCACAtctgtttgaataaaaaatatgcaGAAGCAATAATGTGATTGTTCTGGTACACGTGATTGAGATATGATGTGAAAGAAAACAGAAATACATTGGGGTGATGCTGTTTGGATATTTATGTTcactttaatttcaatttgcaTGATAGTCTAGGTTAAACTTATAATTTGACATggttcaattcaaaataatcgATAATATGGATAAACCTTATTTTGTGTACAAATATGACCGTGCACTTAAAAATTGTAGGACTAAAACTAGTGTAATTTTCTGTGGGATGTTGTCTTTTATATTACTAATCCAATGCTTATTTTATGTGAGGCtttcaataattttgtttttgtaatgcTTTTTTGCTCATTTATGAACACGGTGctattcattcaattttttcttaccaTCAGGAGCTGCCTTGTCTGCTGAGGAAGATCGACTGTGGAATATTGTAAGAGCTAATTCTTTAGATTTCAGTGCCTGGACTTCCTTGATTGAAGAGACAGAGAAGGTAGCCGAGGTATGTTTGTGGACTTGAATTATGTCTTTTGGGATGcactgttattttcatatttcagATGCAGATTTGGGTGGGTGGATAATTTTTTGTATCTAGTGTCTTCTGTTATCATGTGAGAAACAGTTTTGGATGTTTATGGTAGAAGAGTTGGCTGCCAAATACTTGTAAAATatccgtttttacatttcttagatatttttctttattcgtCACTGTATAACATGTAATACAAACCAGTATACTAACTAGGTTGGCTTTGAATAAATAACTGATTCATTTTACTTTCTGatttgttaaatatatgatatatgatataCAATATAATATGCATTTTATAATgctatatttttgaatttgtatttCTGTTGCCTTTGTTTTCATAGTTAGAAGTGtctttataaatactttttgtGGGCGGATTCTCTTGTTTTTATTGTAGTAACAGTCACACAAGTATTTACAACTTATTAGTTTcgtttgtaatttttatttgttaccAAGTAACATCTTCCTCccctttttctctattttgtgGATGTTTAATATCCTTAAAATTGTTTGTTCAGTTGTGGAGTTAATGCAATATATTTTATCACTACCGTGTGGGCCTTGCTTTTTGGTGCTTGTGAAGCTCATTAATGATTTCTCTGTTGAAGGACAATATTCTGAAGATTCGAAGAGTTTATGATTCCTTTCTGGCAGAATTTCCCTTGTGCTATGGTTATTGGAAGAAATATGCTGACCATGAGGCACGACTTGGCACTATTGATAAAGTTGTTGAGGTGTATGAGCGTGCTGTTCAAGGGGTTACATATTCAGTGGACATTTGGTTGCATTATTGCATATTTGCTATAAGCACATATGGGGATCCCGACACTGTTCGTAGGTAATGGAAGTTTAGTTGTTTGTCatcctttgtttttttatttttttatttttgcattgggagattttgatttgattttccCTTCACTAGGCTCAGCTGTTTCTTGCCTGCTTTCTAACCTAATTTCAGAATGCGTTCAACAGTGATATCTCCCTTGTATGGCGGAAAAGCTTTGATGGGATTTCATGCCAGAATGTTTTCCATTCTGATGTTTAAATCCTTGGTTTTGAGTCCACTATTTGTGGTAGTTCGAAAATTTTAGGGTCATTTTCTccaatatacttttttttcatttgatttcaaAGCCCATAGTtctctagttttttttttttttttggaatggTAGCTCTCTTTATCTTTGACACTCTGAGGTGCATCAATTTGCAAATTGCTGCCGAGAAGATCACATCTGGTTAAGGGCTAAGATGGCCTCTATGACTGCTCCGTTTCTCAGACATAGTATGATTTATTGCAGGAAGGTAAATGCAGCGTTTGGATGTCTTACATGATGTTACGAGTGATTTGTTTGTTCTCCTTGAACATTAGTGCTGCTGTCTCCCATACATGGATGTGCATCAGTAAATGGATATTTCAAAAGTGAAATATTAACCACAACTGTGTTCACATATTTCAGGCTTTTCGAACGAGGATTGGCTTATGTTGGAACAGATTATCTTTCTTTTCCCCTCTGGGATAAATACATTGAATATGAGTACATGCAGCAGGACTGGGCTCGCCTTGCCATAATTTACACCAGAATATTAGAGAATCCAAATCAACAATTAGATCGGTATTTCAGCAGGTGATTACGTGTTTTAAATTCATTTCTCCTCTATTATCAGTAGAAAACTGTTCTTGTAAGTTTTTTGCTTGTACTCTGTTTTTGGGGGTTGATTTTAGTCCCTTGGTGGTCACGGTGTTG
The sequence above is drawn from the Vigna radiata var. radiata cultivar VC1973A chromosome 3, Vradiata_ver6, whole genome shotgun sequence genome and encodes:
- the LOC106757378 gene encoding cysteine-rich repeat secretory protein 56 isoform X2; the encoded protein is MGTLKTKHHIHTLLFLTALIFFLSTPTSLADNTNLIYKGCADQKLQQPYSQNLKPLLSSLLAESAQKGFAATTQNGLTGAYQCRGDLTSSDCHSCVAKILDMLGRLCGEAAAAARVQLSGCYLRYEVVGFKQVAATQLLYKVCGARRVVDGGGFEARRDAAFGMVENGVQSSGNLFYTGSYQSLYVLGQCEGNLGNADCGDCIRSAAEQAKDQCGYSISAQVYLQNCYISYSFYPNGVPTSSSSSEGGGHPHTERTVALAVGGVAALGFLIVCMLFLKSVLKRRGGKR
- the LOC106757378 gene encoding cysteine-rich repeat secretory protein 56 isoform X1, with amino-acid sequence MGTLKTKHHIHTLLFLTALIFFLSTPTSLADNTNLIYKGCADQKLQQPYSQNLKPLLSSLLAESAQKGFAATTQNGLTGAYQCRGDLTSSDCHSCVAKILDMLGRLCGEAAAAARVQLSGCYLRYEVVGFKQVAATQLLYKVCGARRVVDGGGFEARRDAAFGMVENGVQSSGNLFYTGSYQSLYVLGQCEGNLGNADCGDCIRSAAEQAKDQCGYSISAQVYLQNCYISYSFYPNGVPTSSSSSGSEGGGHPHTERTVALAVGGVAALGFLIVCMLFLKSVLKRRGGKR